From the Lysobacter sp. FW306-1B-D06B genome, one window contains:
- a CDS encoding glycosyltransferase, whose product MTTTASSSIAGPVVVVPVGRDDEALDACLAALDAATAPGTPVWLADDAQAGPRGYAIIERWVARTALKADYTRRQRSVGEVAHLDEVLAACGDADVVVLASDAVPAPGWLARLSAGLASDGAIATATPWCNAGEAAAWPRIGEIDPVPPDLDRIARAAKAMPALHPELPAAVSHAVLVRGVARRRAGGLDASSYGSWYAALIDLSLRLAGLGWRNVLCDTAFVGRQAEGLPFDGDMDALAARWPDWHARLANYLMQDPLRASRVQLTALLDNLGPPEPQRDLFA is encoded by the coding sequence GTGACGACGACGGCTTCGTCGTCCATCGCCGGCCCGGTCGTCGTCGTGCCGGTGGGCCGCGACGACGAAGCGCTCGACGCCTGCCTCGCGGCGCTCGACGCCGCCACCGCCCCCGGCACGCCGGTGTGGCTGGCCGACGATGCGCAGGCCGGCCCGCGCGGCTACGCGATCATCGAGCGCTGGGTCGCGCGCACCGCGCTGAAGGCCGACTACACCCGCCGCCAGCGCAGCGTGGGCGAAGTCGCGCATCTGGACGAAGTGCTGGCCGCCTGCGGCGATGCCGACGTCGTCGTGCTCGCCAGCGATGCCGTGCCGGCGCCGGGCTGGCTGGCGCGCCTGTCGGCCGGCCTTGCCAGCGACGGCGCGATCGCCACGGCGACGCCCTGGTGCAATGCAGGCGAAGCGGCCGCCTGGCCGCGCATCGGCGAGATCGACCCCGTGCCGCCGGACCTGGACCGCATCGCGCGCGCAGCCAAGGCGATGCCGGCGCTGCATCCCGAACTGCCGGCCGCGGTCAGCCACGCCGTGCTGGTGCGCGGCGTCGCCCGACGCCGTGCGGGCGGGCTGGACGCCAGCAGTTACGGGTCGTGGTACGCGGCGCTCATCGACCTCTCGCTGCGACTGGCGGGCCTGGGCTGGCGCAATGTACTGTGCGACACCGCCTTCGTCGGCCGGCAAGCCGAGGGCCTGCCGTTCGACGGCGACATGGATGCGCTCGCTGCCCGCTGGCCCGACTGGCACGCGCGCCTGGCGAACTATCTGATGCAGGACCCGCTGCGTGCCTCGCGTGTCCAGCTCACCGCATTGCTCGACAACCTTGGACCGCCGGAACCGCAACGTGATCTCTTCGCCTGA